A stretch of Calditerrivibrio sp. DNA encodes these proteins:
- the rplJ gene encoding 50S ribosomal protein L10: MKKNDKKLLVESLKAKIEKANAIFLADYKGCTFPELTAIRSAIKSTGNDFRVVKNRLLKKALNGNNITALDGDLKDQTTCTIVYGEPTVVAKMLKKFSKDFKKFEIRCGYFEGQRLTKEDVIALADLPSREELLARMLGSMGAPVRNFVSLLANVPRSLLNVLNAIKDKKNN, from the coding sequence AAAATTGAAAAAGCTAATGCAATCTTTTTAGCTGACTATAAGGGGTGTACCTTCCCCGAATTGACAGCTATTCGTTCCGCTATAAAGTCAACGGGCAATGACTTTAGAGTGGTTAAAAATAGACTGCTTAAAAAAGCGTTAAACGGAAATAATATCACTGCACTAGACGGTGACCTTAAGGATCAAACCACCTGTACCATCGTTTATGGTGAGCCAACAGTAGTAGCCAAAATGCTCAAGAAATTCTCAAAAGATTTCAAAAAGTTTGAAATTAGATGTGGGTATTTCGAAGGACAGAGATTAACAAAAGAGGATGTAATTGCACTTGCTGATCTACCTTCGAGGGAAGAGCTCCTTGCAAGGATGCTTGGATCCATGGGTGCACCTGTCAGAAATTTTGTATCTCTCCTTGCAAACGTACCAAGAAGCTTGCTCAATGTGCTTAATGCTATTAAAGACAAAAAAAATAATTAA